From the Alphaproteobacteria bacterium genome, the window CCGGCGCGCAAATCCATCAGCAGGCGGATCTTGCGCGACGAGACGATCATCAGAACAAGCCGTCTAGTTTGGCCAAGGTGGGGCCATGCGTCAGGTCGACGCATAAAGGGGTGACCGTCACGAAGCCCTCGAAGATGGCGAACAGATCGGTGCCCGCTTCGGACCTGTCTTCGGTGCGCTGGCCGCCGATCCAGATATAGGGAAGACCACGCGGATCGATGCGCTCGGAAATCTGGTCGCCGATCTTACGCTTGCCCTGGCGAGCCAACACGACGCCCTTCACCTTCTTGGCCGGAACGTCTGGGAAATTCAGGTTCATCAGCACATTGTTAGGGCAAGGCTGACCGCACAGCTTCTTGATCACCTTGGCCGCCCAGGCTTCGGTGGTGGCCCATTTCACCGGCTGGTCGGGCGACACCACCTGCGAGAGCGCGAACGAGCGAATGCCCATCAGCGTGCCTTCCATGGCGGCGGCCACGGTGCCGGAATAGGTGATGTCCTCTCCCAGATTGCCGCCCCGGTTGACGCCCGACAAAACGATGTCGGGGCGGATTTCCTTCATGATCTTGTTGACGGCCAGCAGCACGCTGTCGGTCGGCGTGCCGTCCACCGCATAACGCTGCTTGGCCAGCTTGCGGATGCGAAGCGGGCGACGCAGCGTCAGCGAATGACCGGCCGCACTTTGCTCGGACTCTGGCGCCACCACCCAGACATCGTCGGAAATCGCATGCGCGATGCG encodes:
- the surE gene encoding 5'/3'-nucleotidase SurE, whose amino-acid sequence is MTHAPIKSLKKARILISNDDGIEASGIKALERIAHAISDDVWVVAPESEQSAAGHSLTLRRPLRIRKLAKQRYAVDGTPTDSVLLAVNKIMKEIRPDIVLSGVNRGGNLGEDITYSGTVAAAMEGTLMGIRSFALSQVVSPDQPVKWATTEAWAAKVIKKLCGQPCPNNVLMNLNFPDVPAKKVKGVVLARQGKRKIGDQISERIDPRGLPYIWIGGQRTEDRSEAGTDLFAIFEGFVTVTPLCVDLTHGPTLAKLDGLF